Proteins encoded together in one Anaerotignum propionicum DSM 1682 window:
- a CDS encoding methionyl aminopeptidase, protein MKLGRNDLCWCNSGKKYKQCHGAMDDKIAQYKAKGATVPSHKIIKIPEQIEGIRKAGKLNTEILDMVAEKICAGMSTEDINTLVHEYTISHGGTPAPLGYCGYPKSVCTSVNNVICHGIPSPDEVLKDGDIINVDVTTILNGYYADASRMFCIGEVSPEAKKLVQVTKESVDLALKEVKPWGFLGDIGFVISEYIHANGYTVLRDIGGHGVGNDFHEDPYVCHVGKRGKGMLLVPGMVFTIEPMVNAGKEEFFQDEENGWTIYTKDGSLSAQWEYTVLVTEDGAEIITH, encoded by the coding sequence ATGAAACTCGGTCGTAACGACCTCTGCTGGTGCAACAGCGGTAAAAAATATAAGCAATGCCATGGAGCAATGGATGATAAAATTGCACAGTACAAAGCAAAAGGGGCAACCGTTCCCTCACATAAGATCATCAAAATACCGGAACAAATTGAGGGTATTCGAAAGGCCGGAAAATTAAATACAGAAATTTTAGATATGGTGGCAGAAAAAATTTGTGCCGGTATGTCTACAGAGGATATCAATACCCTTGTACACGAATATACCATCTCCCACGGAGGCACACCAGCACCCTTGGGCTACTGCGGATATCCAAAAAGCGTGTGCACCTCCGTAAACAATGTCATTTGCCATGGCATCCCCTCCCCTGATGAAGTTCTAAAGGATGGAGATATTATTAACGTTGATGTTACTACAATATTAAATGGCTATTATGCTGATGCCTCCCGTATGTTCTGCATTGGAGAAGTCAGCCCAGAGGCAAAAAAATTAGTGCAGGTAACAAAAGAATCCGTGGATCTAGCATTAAAAGAAGTAAAACCTTGGGGCTTCTTAGGGGACATCGGCTTTGTCATCAGCGAGTATATTCACGCCAACGGCTACACCGTTTTGCGGGATATCGGCGGTCATGGTGTTGGCAATGATTTTCATGAAGACCCTTATGTTTGCCACGTTGGCAAACGAGGAAAGGGTATGCTTTTGGTTCCAGGCATGGTTTTTACCATTGAACCCATGGTAAACGCAGGAAAAGAAGAGTTTTTCCAAGATGAAGAAAATGGATGGACTATTTACACAAAGGACGGCTCTTTATCAGCCCAGTGGGAATACACCGTCCTTGTAACAGAAGATGGTGCAGAGATAATTACCCATTAA
- a CDS encoding diaminopimelate decarboxylase family protein, producing MENKEIMLEQAKKYNSFYFYDERKIISAANRLKEDFKGIEFLYSLKSNPAPAIVETIFSQGFGADAASLGEVRLAKRFGLPPEKIQYSAPGKSKEDIEGALDLSTIIADSINEVSLIQEVAKERNMTAEIGIRINPNFTFFGDEGVSSKFGIDEEQVYEWIPRWRALSHIKIVGIHVHLRSQELKAQVLEAYYKRMLLLAIKFQEAIGYRLTFINMGSGLGIPYAKKELPLDTKYLGEKTSAFMKEFQEKLGGVNLILETGRYVVGESGYYITRVLDKKVSMGITFIILHNTLNGFIRPSLAQLVLHYAKENTLDGSEPLFTSKDAFQFVPLTNEKEEEEVTLMGNLCTASDVISKNIIMPKLNVGDLIAISNAGSYGAVLSPMQFSWQSPPPQLILRCDGSVVDAYN from the coding sequence GTGGAAAATAAGGAAATCATGTTAGAACAGGCAAAAAAATATAATAGCTTTTATTTCTATGATGAGAGGAAAATTATTTCAGCTGCAAATCGATTAAAAGAGGATTTCAAGGGAATCGAATTTCTGTATTCGTTGAAGTCCAACCCTGCACCGGCAATTGTTGAAACCATATTCTCACAAGGGTTTGGTGCAGATGCAGCCAGCCTTGGGGAAGTGAGATTGGCCAAGAGGTTTGGCTTACCGCCCGAAAAGATACAATATTCAGCACCGGGAAAAAGCAAGGAAGATATTGAAGGAGCTTTGGATCTTTCTACAATTATTGCGGATAGCATCAATGAGGTTTCTTTGATTCAGGAAGTGGCAAAGGAGCGAAATATGACCGCTGAAATTGGAATTCGGATCAATCCCAATTTTACTTTTTTTGGAGACGAAGGTGTTTCTTCAAAATTCGGAATAGATGAGGAACAAGTATATGAATGGATTCCAAGGTGGAGGGCTCTATCCCATATAAAAATAGTGGGTATTCATGTGCATTTACGCAGTCAAGAATTGAAGGCACAGGTTCTTGAGGCGTATTATAAAAGGATGCTTTTATTGGCAATTAAGTTTCAAGAGGCGATTGGTTATAGGCTTACCTTTATTAATATGGGTTCTGGGCTGGGGATACCCTATGCAAAGAAAGAATTGCCATTAGATACCAAATATTTAGGAGAAAAAACATCCGCTTTTATGAAAGAATTTCAGGAGAAGTTAGGAGGAGTAAACCTTATTTTGGAAACAGGTCGCTATGTGGTAGGAGAGAGCGGATATTATATTACACGGGTATTGGATAAAAAAGTATCTATGGGAATCACCTTTATTATTCTCCATAATACATTGAATGGCTTCATCCGTCCGTCCTTAGCACAGCTTGTGTTGCATTATGCCAAGGAAAATACTCTTGATGGCAGTGAGCCTTTGTTTACAAGCAAAGATGCCTTTCAATTTGTTCCGCTAACTAACGAAAAGGAAGAGGAAGAAGTAACCCTCATGGGAAATTTGTGCACTGCATCAGATGTTATTTCAAAGAATATCATAATGCCCAAACTCAATGTGGGGGATTTGATAGCAATTTCCAATGCGGGGAGCTATGGAGCCGTTTTAAGTCCCATGCAATTTTCATGGCAATCGCCTCCGCCACAGCTGATTTTGCGTTGTGATGGCTCTGTAGTGGATGCTTACAATTAA
- a CDS encoding HK97 gp10 family phage protein has translation MNEISLNIENVIKNILPSVIDKGLDKAGYIVENDAKRKVGVKTATLRKSITHDVEDGTCYIGSNVEYAPYHHEKNPFLEDSIQENIQEIKDCFKGVLDNAE, from the coding sequence ATGAATGAGATTTCTTTAAATATTGAGAATGTTATAAAAAATATACTTCCCTCTGTGATAGATAAAGGACTGGATAAGGCAGGATATATTGTGGAAAATGATGCAAAAAGAAAAGTAGGTGTTAAAACAGCCACACTTAGAAAAAGTATTACCCATGATGTGGAAGATGGTACTTGCTATATTGGAAGTAATGTTGAATATGCGCCTTACCATCATGAAAAGAATCCATTTCTTGAGGACAGTATACAGGAAAACATACAAGAAATTAAGGATTGTTTTAAGGGGGTGCTTGACAATGCTGAATGA
- a CDS encoding methyl-accepting chemotaxis protein, with translation MKKYGVVVIHGIWTLVLVLLCFVVEPNLFKVVSIIGCVFVGIIGQFIWNRTLIENKHDKNKLSQELAVVSGSIKSVSAEIELTVDESNTYSKTLFQQSTQMAGQMTEVNQIITKSSAAIKNLVSLASTTREMAYQLDENSRNSGQTISNSKTEIMNIVEVIGKIKLTSGNAANAIETLKETSEKISGMLKEITAILSNMKLISINASIEAARAGQAGQGFTVVASEFKNLSHMTEVFVKDIEEQILTMKSDVNNVYCDIAQNNESVDRGVAFSKLIEENLQNMSQSFQKVIIMVEKINAISDEQNRISDMVGDQMESMEDLVIITSQNADAVYHSALSQKNRVENIAKMSMKLGIASDELSEISDSTIQLPARYKTKKFTETLNETARTLLFERE, from the coding sequence ATGAAAAAATATGGAGTTGTGGTTATTCATGGAATATGGACCCTTGTTTTAGTTCTCTTGTGTTTTGTAGTTGAACCAAATCTATTCAAGGTCGTCAGCATAATCGGTTGTGTTTTCGTGGGGATTATTGGTCAATTCATATGGAATCGAACCTTGATTGAAAATAAGCATGACAAAAATAAATTGTCTCAGGAATTAGCAGTGGTTTCAGGGAGTATAAAATCGGTCTCAGCAGAAATTGAACTTACTGTGGATGAAAGCAATACATATTCAAAAACTCTTTTTCAGCAGTCCACCCAAATGGCAGGTCAAATGACAGAGGTGAATCAAATTATCACCAAATCATCTGCCGCAATTAAAAATTTGGTTTCATTGGCAAGCACCACCAGAGAAATGGCTTATCAGCTTGATGAAAATAGCAGAAATTCCGGACAAACCATCTCCAATAGCAAAACAGAAATCATGAATATTGTTGAGGTGATTGGAAAAATAAAGCTCACAAGTGGCAATGCCGCAAACGCCATAGAAACTTTGAAGGAAACATCAGAGAAAATTTCGGGAATGTTGAAAGAGATAACTGCAATTTTGTCTAATATGAAGCTGATTTCTATTAATGCGTCCATTGAAGCGGCCAGAGCCGGTCAGGCAGGGCAGGGGTTTACTGTAGTTGCATCTGAATTTAAGAACCTTTCACATATGACAGAGGTATTTGTAAAGGATATTGAGGAACAGATTTTGACCATGAAAAGTGATGTAAACAATGTTTACTGTGATATTGCACAAAATAACGAAAGCGTAGATAGGGGCGTAGCTTTTTCAAAATTAATAGAAGAAAATCTCCAAAATATGAGTCAATCCTTTCAAAAAGTGATTATCATGGTTGAAAAAATCAACGCCATTAGTGATGAACAGAATAGAATTTCTGATATGGTTGGTGATCAAATGGAATCTATGGAAGATTTGGTAATTATAACGAGCCAAAATGCAGATGCGGTCTATCATTCTGCCCTAAGTCAGAAGAATAGGGTGGAAAATATTGCAAAGATGAGTATGAAACTGGGCATTGCTTCCGATGAATTATCAGAAATTTCCGATAGCACCATCCAACTGCCTGCGCGATATAAAACGAAAAAATTTACGGAAACCCTTAATGAGACTGCACGAACCCTATTATTCGAAAGAGAATAA
- a CDS encoding phage tail domain-containing protein, whose amino-acid sequence MYQYFTFKGINSLDMGVVMLKAPSIYKPTKRVNEIQIAGRNGILHEDTNTYENYTKEAECQVMDRSRIDDVSAWLNGYGEVIFSSEPDKVYRAFIKNQIPFNNILLNLNDFLVQFDCFPFKYSVDKADEELSLTAPTTIYNQGTIYSEPIITVYGTGNIALTINEKNYTITGIDGYVTINSEIQEVYKDSTNKNNSFSALDFPKFQEGANTISWTGSVTRLEIKPNWRWL is encoded by the coding sequence GTGTATCAATATTTTACGTTTAAAGGGATAAATTCCCTTGATATGGGTGTGGTTATGCTGAAAGCACCCTCCATTTATAAACCAACAAAAAGGGTAAATGAAATCCAAATTGCTGGGCGAAACGGTATCTTACATGAGGATACCAATACATATGAAAACTATACAAAAGAAGCCGAATGTCAGGTGATGGACAGAAGCCGTATTGATGATGTTAGCGCTTGGCTGAATGGTTATGGCGAAGTTATTTTCAGCAGTGAACCAGATAAAGTATATCGGGCATTCATCAAGAACCAGATACCTTTTAATAACATTCTGCTGAATTTGAATGATTTCCTAGTACAGTTTGATTGTTTCCCTTTTAAATATTCTGTGGATAAAGCAGATGAGGAATTGAGTCTTACTGCACCCACAACGATTTACAACCAAGGAACCATTTACAGCGAACCAATTATCACAGTTTATGGTACAGGGAATATCGCACTTACGATTAATGAAAAAAACTACACGATTACTGGAATTGACGGCTATGTCACTATCAACAGTGAGATTCAAGAAGTTTATAAGGATAGTACAAATAAAAACAATTCCTTTTCAGCGTTGGATTTCCCTAAATTTCAAGAGGGGGCGAATACAATCAGTTGGACGGGAAGTGTAACAAGATTAGAAATAAAACCGAATTGGAGATGGTTATAA
- a CDS encoding phage tail tape measure protein, translated as MIDLGALVARIQVDSGDSTQQLENFSGKVENADGKSVGLKDALKKLAAGFAIGAAIKKTADAVVDCVKKADELKQSFNTLQTQTGATDTEMEGLEQSLKNIYANNYGESFEDIATAMAEVKNQTGLAGDELEDMTENAIALRDTFGYEVQESTRAADMMMKQFGITSEEAFNLIAQGSQYGLDKNGNLLDSINEYSVHFEQLGFSAEDMFNVFHDGAMEGVFDIDKVGDAFKEFGIRVKDGSDTTNEAFSILGLNAQEMQDKFSQGGESAQEAYWKVTEALNSIDDPVQRNIAGVNLFGTMWEDVGDKAILGAMEMSDYFNGTVDTMNQIKEIKYDSLGNAFQGVGRQMEVGLMIPLGEKLLPKLNEFANYIQENMPSIQETFQGIMDNVGAAITFVTDNLNIIIPILAGAVAGFVAFNVINTVIPLFTAVQTAITGTTTVQAALNAVMAANPFGVIVTAIGLLVAAGVALYMNWDTVKQKCEELFAKISEVWENIKTTISTKVEEIKTAIHDKIQDFKNAGKAIFTGVWDGIKEVWENIKKWVQDTVDWLTDKLTFWRKSKSEMSEDDDDSDGSHRNGLSYVPFDGYKSILHKGEMVLTQAEADRYRNGENGGSKTENFIVNIEKVENSNGRTTGDLMREMEFYRKSKKLATGGV; from the coding sequence ATGATTGACTTAGGTGCTTTGGTTGCTAGAATACAGGTTGATAGCGGAGACAGTACCCAACAACTAGAAAATTTCAGTGGTAAAGTTGAAAATGCAGATGGGAAAAGTGTTGGTTTAAAAGATGCATTGAAAAAGTTAGCAGCTGGTTTTGCTATTGGTGCAGCTATCAAAAAGACTGCGGATGCTGTGGTGGATTGTGTCAAAAAGGCTGATGAATTAAAGCAATCTTTTAATACCCTCCAAACACAGACAGGCGCAACAGATACCGAAATGGAAGGGCTAGAGCAATCCCTTAAAAATATCTATGCAAATAATTACGGTGAAAGTTTTGAGGATATTGCCACAGCAATGGCAGAGGTGAAGAATCAAACGGGGCTGGCGGGGGATGAGTTGGAAGATATGACGGAAAATGCCATTGCCCTTCGTGATACTTTTGGGTATGAGGTGCAGGAAAGCACCAGAGCTGCCGACATGATGATGAAGCAGTTTGGTATTACTTCGGAAGAAGCTTTTAACCTAATTGCCCAAGGTTCTCAGTATGGCTTAGACAAAAATGGAAACTTACTGGATAGTATCAATGAATATTCGGTACATTTTGAACAGCTTGGCTTTAGTGCTGAGGACATGTTCAATGTATTCCATGATGGGGCAATGGAAGGCGTCTTTGACATTGATAAAGTTGGTGATGCTTTCAAAGAGTTTGGTATCCGTGTAAAGGATGGTAGTGACACAACAAATGAAGCCTTTAGCATTTTAGGGTTGAATGCACAGGAGATGCAGGACAAATTTTCACAAGGCGGTGAAAGTGCGCAAGAAGCCTACTGGAAAGTTACGGAAGCCCTAAATAGTATTGATGACCCTGTACAAAGAAACATTGCAGGGGTTAATCTTTTCGGTACTATGTGGGAAGATGTGGGCGATAAAGCCATATTAGGCGCAATGGAAATGTCAGATTATTTTAATGGTACAGTGGATACCATGAACCAAATCAAGGAAATTAAGTATGATAGCTTAGGAAATGCCTTCCAAGGTGTTGGTAGACAAATGGAAGTGGGTTTAATGATTCCTTTGGGGGAAAAGCTCTTACCAAAGCTGAATGAGTTTGCTAACTACATACAAGAAAATATGCCTTCAATTCAAGAAACCTTTCAAGGAATTATGGATAATGTAGGAGCTGCCATTACCTTTGTAACGGATAATCTGAATATTATTATCCCTATTTTAGCGGGTGCGGTGGCTGGGTTTGTTGCATTCAATGTGATTAATACAGTAATTCCTTTATTTACAGCAGTGCAAACCGCTATCACAGGTACAACAACGGTACAAGCAGCATTAAATGCGGTTATGGCCGCAAATCCGTTTGGGGTGATAGTAACTGCAATCGGGTTATTGGTTGCCGCTGGTGTTGCTCTGTATATGAATTGGGATACCGTAAAACAGAAATGTGAAGAGTTGTTTGCAAAAATTTCTGAGGTTTGGGAAAACATCAAAACTACAATCTCTACGAAGGTTGAAGAAATAAAGACAGCCATCCATGATAAGATTCAGGATTTCAAGAATGCAGGTAAGGCAATTTTCACAGGTGTTTGGGACGGAATTAAAGAAGTTTGGGAAAACATAAAAAAATGGGTGCAAGATACAGTAGATTGGCTGACTGATAAATTAACATTCTGGAGAAAAAGTAAAAGTGAAATGTCGGAGGACGATGACGACTCAGACGGCAGCCATAGAAACGGCTTGTCCTATGTTCCTTTTGATGGGTATAAGTCTATTCTACACAAAGGGGAAATGGTACTGACACAAGCCGAAGCCGATAGATACCGCAATGGAGAAAACGGTGGAAGCAAGACGGAAAACTTTATTGTAAACATTGAAAAAGTTGAGAACAGCAACGGCAGAACTACAGGGGACTTAATGAGAGAAATGGAATTTTACAGGAAATCTAAGAAATTAGCTACAGGAGGTGTTTAA
- a CDS encoding capsid assembly scaffolding protein Gp46 family protein, protein MEENTNINVDETQETENTENKTYTQEEVMALLQAEADKRVTQALKKQQKDYEKKLSLSGLDEQQRKQAEKDMEIQELKDKLREFNVMQTKTEITKVLSARGLDARFADLIEIGDDVEEAQSRIDSLDKLFKAAVAKEVQSRIGSNTPKASTTGLEGNITKEQFRKMSMSEQTALYQNNKELYEQLAKM, encoded by the coding sequence ATGGAAGAAAATACAAACATTAATGTTGATGAAACACAGGAAACAGAAAATACAGAAAACAAGACATACACTCAAGAAGAGGTTATGGCTTTACTTCAAGCTGAAGCTGATAAACGAGTAACACAGGCTTTAAAAAAACAGCAAAAAGATTATGAAAAGAAGCTTTCTCTTTCTGGCTTGGATGAACAGCAGAGAAAACAGGCTGAAAAGGATATGGAGATTCAAGAGCTGAAAGACAAGCTTAGAGAGTTTAATGTAATGCAGACGAAAACAGAAATCACCAAAGTATTATCTGCTAGGGGCTTAGATGCTAGATTTGCAGATTTAATTGAGATTGGTGATGATGTGGAAGAAGCACAATCTAGGATTGATAGTTTGGACAAGCTTTTCAAGGCGGCAGTAGCAAAGGAAGTACAATCAAGAATTGGTAGCAATACGCCGAAAGCTTCTACCACTGGCTTAGAGGGCAATATTACCAAGGAGCAGTTTAGGAAAATGAGTATGTCAGAACAGACAGCACTTTATCAAAACAACAAAGAATTATATGAACAGCTTGCAAAAATGTAA
- a CDS encoding phage tail spike protein produces the protein MITIHEKNSTTFDTLGLGALLPSLCTVKEELNGLYELEMEHPYDEWGKWEDIEKGRILCVSTPRGKQPFRIYNIKPTMESIAVNARHIFYDLLDNFIQSCGITAQTPQSTLNSLKSSFNYSMPFTFNTTLTGTGSMAVSSINPIAALLGDGKDNDSFVSVFGGEILRDNYNISFLPSIGSDKGVSIRYSKNLIGLVIEEDISEVATKIFPIGKDGLIGSPVSSSHINDYPYPKARKYEDSSLTTQAQLTAFAQSILNSGVDLPTVNIKADFQLLAKTEEYKNFAILEDVQLGDVVTVVNSKMNFSKKAKVISYEWDCLLEKYSTVELGDFVADITSSITSGEKSLSTALGASTEVKQVLNLISGNITIANNTLYISMDNVNYTQATKLFRWGTGGLQFSSTGVNGTWKTIIDSNGNLVT, from the coding sequence ATGATTACCATACATGAAAAGAATAGCACAACATTTGATACTTTGGGCTTGGGGGCATTGCTTCCGAGCCTTTGTACTGTAAAAGAGGAGTTAAACGGCCTGTATGAATTGGAGATGGAACACCCTTATGATGAGTGGGGGAAATGGGAGGACATTGAAAAGGGACGTATTTTATGTGTAAGTACGCCAAGGGGAAAACAGCCTTTCAGGATTTATAACATTAAGCCTACTATGGAAAGTATTGCAGTGAATGCCCGTCATATCTTTTATGATTTACTGGATAACTTTATTCAATCATGCGGTATCACAGCACAGACACCACAAAGCACATTGAATAGCTTGAAATCAAGTTTTAATTATTCTATGCCATTTACATTTAATACCACACTGACAGGCACAGGAAGCATGGCAGTATCTAGTATCAATCCTATAGCTGCACTTTTAGGAGATGGGAAAGACAATGATAGTTTTGTTTCTGTTTTTGGTGGTGAGATATTAAGGGATAATTATAATATTTCCTTCTTACCCTCCATTGGCAGTGATAAAGGGGTTTCTATCCGATATAGTAAAAACCTTATAGGCTTAGTGATTGAGGAAGATATTAGCGAGGTAGCCACAAAAATATTTCCTATTGGTAAGGATGGCTTAATAGGTTCGCCTGTGAGTAGTTCACATATCAATGACTATCCGTATCCCAAAGCAAGAAAGTATGAAGATTCTTCCCTTACCACACAGGCACAACTTACAGCTTTTGCCCAAAGTATATTGAATAGTGGGGTAGACTTGCCAACGGTAAATATTAAGGCTGATTTTCAGCTATTGGCAAAGACAGAGGAATATAAGAACTTTGCTATCCTTGAAGATGTTCAATTAGGGGACGTTGTGACAGTGGTAAATAGTAAGATGAACTTTAGTAAGAAAGCGAAGGTTATCTCTTATGAGTGGGATTGTTTATTGGAGAAATACAGTACCGTTGAATTAGGGGATTTTGTGGCAGATATTACAAGCAGTATTACCAGCGGAGAGAAAAGCCTTTCAACTGCTTTGGGTGCAAGCACTGAGGTAAAACAGGTATTAAACCTTATCAGTGGTAATATTACCATAGCAAACAATACACTTTATATCAGCATGGATAATGTTAATTACACACAGGCAACAAAATTGTTTCGCTGGGGTACTGGTGGCTTGCAATTCAGTAGCACAGGGGTTAATGGTACATGGAAAACAATAATAGATAGTAATGGAAATTTAGTAACATAA
- a CDS encoding MFS transporter, with translation MKKDNLVYFYGALQGTYWMSYGCIASFAAVYLLDQGFNDGSIGLLIAISSFLSVLLQPIIASAADKGTRFTVKGAFVILCLAQIVPFVLLSVFSPPMIIVAVLYGLIILLGLSMQPILSAFGMQLIQNGIPLNFGVARGIGSFAYSVLTFFLGTLTVLFSTKCIPVIACGLIVVVLLILKQFPEMDSQKSVNPIQGGTLTVLKSNPRFALLVLGIACIFISHSAINNYMIHILKRIGKGNEALGQIMAFTALLEVPTMLLCTKIIRKWDCGKLLQVTAIFFVFKAVGVTLASNISLLYIALSFQAISFAPFTAAIVYYVSTALEKHDQVKGQSLITIGITIGNILGSLVGGYLLQFFNVGVMLWLFSALCIIGMVFFLMGVNRTPREDIACQV, from the coding sequence ATGAAAAAGGATAATTTAGTCTATTTTTACGGGGCACTACAAGGAACCTACTGGATGAGCTATGGATGTATCGCCAGCTTTGCTGCGGTGTACTTGTTAGACCAAGGCTTTAACGATGGCAGTATTGGACTATTGATTGCGATTTCCAGCTTTCTCTCAGTTCTTTTACAACCCATCATTGCTTCAGCGGCGGATAAAGGTACACGGTTTACGGTAAAGGGAGCTTTTGTCATTTTGTGCCTTGCACAAATTGTACCTTTTGTGCTCCTGTCTGTATTCAGCCCTCCTATGATTATTGTAGCTGTCTTATATGGGCTGATTATCCTATTGGGGCTTTCCATGCAGCCAATCCTGAGCGCATTCGGCATGCAATTGATACAAAACGGAATTCCCCTGAATTTTGGTGTTGCAAGGGGCATTGGTTCCTTCGCCTACTCCGTATTAACCTTCTTTTTAGGAACATTGACTGTACTTTTTTCCACCAAGTGCATCCCTGTGATTGCTTGCGGATTAATCGTTGTGGTTTTGCTTATTTTAAAGCAATTCCCAGAAATGGATTCCCAGAAATCCGTAAATCCTATACAGGGAGGTACCCTTACCGTTTTAAAAAGTAATCCCCGTTTTGCCTTACTTGTATTGGGCATTGCCTGTATTTTTATATCTCATAGTGCAATCAATAATTACATGATACATATTTTAAAGCGAATCGGAAAAGGTAACGAAGCTTTGGGGCAGATTATGGCATTTACCGCCCTATTGGAAGTTCCAACCATGCTTTTGTGCACAAAGATCATTCGTAAATGGGATTGTGGAAAGCTGCTTCAGGTTACAGCCATATTTTTTGTGTTTAAAGCAGTTGGTGTAACCCTTGCTTCCAATATCTCCTTGCTGTATATTGCATTAAGCTTTCAAGCTATTTCCTTTGCACCCTTTACGGCAGCAATTGTATATTATGTGAGCACTGCCTTAGAAAAACATGATCAGGTGAAAGGCCAATCTCTAATCACCATTGGCATCACCATCGGAAATATCCTTGGCAGTCTTGTGGGAGGATATCTATTGCAATTTTTCAACGTAGGCGTTATGTTGTGGCTATTCTCAGCACTATGTATCATTGGTATGGTATTCTTCCTTATGGGTGTGAACCGCACCCCCAGGGAGGATATTGCCTGCCAAGTCTAG
- a CDS encoding XkdX family protein has product MIYKIVKRYFDSQIYSAENVGMFVKSGKITAEQFAEITGQEYEVV; this is encoded by the coding sequence ATGATTTATAAAATTGTAAAGCGGTATTTTGATTCTCAGATTTATTCTGCTGAGAATGTAGGCATGTTCGTAAAAAGTGGCAAAATCACAGCAGAGCAGTTTGCAGAAATCACAGGGCAGGAGTATGAGGTGGTTTAA
- a CDS encoding BppU family phage baseplate upper protein has translation MAQVYKKLEIDVNKEVTSIITAVQNDTKSRYLDVILLDGSTAINLTGHEVRIYGKKADGTEFYNNGAITNATAGRCQFELTSQALAVAQDLEVQIILYKNNLEVLSTQPFKIHIVKSLISAGAVESSNEYGALVVLYQNLYEAHDLMTTMVQNIGVPGEIAGQLTIDTMWDAWEYLCNYVSKDLTTLLQNAINNNSVDGVVQRLGNTADTGGTATAGTVMGKLNALINKKQMFLSRKMASVTAGVSSNNTTVINGAGLFYSVTALSVNISDSITISVDGKSYTNTMGYSSGNAMAWLYLTTSMSDMEILKASSYSGYSGQHFSVIEFNNNLTITYNPTSTRNIRIFYALYE, from the coding sequence ATGGCGCAAGTCTATAAGAAATTAGAAATTGATGTAAATAAAGAAGTAACAAGTATTATTACAGCCGTGCAAAATGATACCAAAAGCCGATATTTAGATGTTATTTTATTAGACGGCAGTACAGCAATTAACCTCACAGGGCATGAGGTTAGAATATATGGGAAAAAGGCTGATGGGACGGAGTTTTATAACAACGGAGCCATTACCAATGCAACCGCAGGAAGGTGCCAGTTTGAATTGACTTCTCAGGCGTTGGCCGTGGCGCAGGACTTGGAAGTGCAGATAATTTTGTACAAAAATAATTTGGAAGTTCTCAGCACACAGCCCTTTAAGATACATATAGTGAAAAGTCTGATTTCTGCAGGAGCTGTGGAAAGTAGTAACGAATATGGCGCATTGGTGGTGCTATATCAAAACCTTTACGAAGCCCATGACTTAATGACTACCATGGTGCAAAATATCGGTGTCCCCGGGGAGATTGCAGGGCAGCTTACCATTGATACCATGTGGGATGCTTGGGAATATCTTTGCAACTATGTTTCCAAGGATTTGACAACATTGCTACAAAATGCAATCAATAACAACTCTGTGGATGGGGTTGTGCAGAGGTTGGGGAATACTGCGGACACAGGTGGAACGGCAACGGCAGGGACGGTAATGGGGAAGCTAAATGCATTAATCAACAAAAAGCAAATGTTTTTATCAAGGAAGATGGCGTCTGTAACTGCAGGAGTAAGCAGTAACAACACAACAGTAATTAATGGGGCTGGTTTATTTTATAGCGTAACGGCATTATCAGTTAATATTTCTGACAGTATAACAATTAGCGTTGATGGTAAATCGTATACTAACACGATGGGTTATAGTTCTGGGAATGCAATGGCTTGGTTGTATTTGACTACCTCGATGAGCGATATGGAAATTCTAAAAGCAAGCTCATATTCAGGATACTCTGGACAACATTTTTCAGTTATAGAATTTAATAATAACTTAACCATAACTTACAACCCCACCTCAACAAGAAACATAAGAATTTTTTATGCTTTATACGAATAG